The following proteins come from a genomic window of Dysidea avara chromosome 12, odDysAvar1.4, whole genome shotgun sequence:
- the LOC136241508 gene encoding ras GTPase-activating protein-binding protein 2-like, translating into MKACVVRMHESIRIHCLMRCISCPLEAMAGSYVPQIVGSHFVKQYYTQLHKDPVQLHRFYLDQSSHDTSSYVHGSSEIGSEEPVVGQKAIYEKILSVNFKNVHAKIKQVDSYATLGVIQVTGELSVNGQPMRAFVQTFVLTPELPKKYYVHNEIFCYQDDDW; encoded by the exons ATGAAAGCATGTGTTGTTCGTATGCATGAAAGTATTAGAATACATTGCTTGATGAGATGTATTTCCTGCCCTCTAGAGGCAATGGCGGGAAGCTATGTTCCCCAGATTGTGGGGTCACATTTTGTCAAACAGTACTACACCCAGCTTCACAAGGATCCAGTCCAGTTGCACAGATTTTATCTAGACCAGTCTTCTCAT GACACTTCGTCCTATGTTCATGGTAGTTCTGAGATAGGATCTGAAGAGCCTGTGGTTGGTCAGAAG GCTATTTATGAGAAGATATTGTCTGTCAATTTTAAGAACGTACATGCTAAGATAAAGCAGGTGGACAGCTATGCCACACTTGGTGTCATTCAAGTTACAGGAGAGTTGTCAGTGAATGGCCAGCCAATGAGGGCATTTGTTCAGACGTTTGTGCTCACTCCAGAGTTGCCTAAGAAGTACTATGTGCACAATGAGATATTCTGTTACCAAGATGATGACTGGTAA
- the LOC136241504 gene encoding activin receptor type-1-like isoform X2 has protein sequence MKSSCLVFLCMCALLVKLSDCVTCGRTAAGSNIDTCEIDATIAGHYCSIYCNIRLHNSSTHVASCRQECHMSIAIPCYNITEGNHYQLCCTTSLCNNITISSVLTNVLSTTTPTQATTPIPATTPTPTSSTTSSDNNSSSQHIIIAVCVVVVILVAGVVGGLIMLKWLERRRHRSTQLIQNGGPTHHNDRISVSPNFDGTMTSGSGSGVPRMVQVTIARQIVLRELIGTGRYGQVYVGDYRDDLVAVKIFSTVDEESFNREKEIYNIVSIRHDNVLGYIASDMISNNGVTELWLITQYHPLGSLYDFLSVEDPSNILSTARMISLALSICNGLLHLHTEFLGVQGKPAIAHRDLKSKNILVKTNYTCCLADFGLAAQMDSKTRAIDMPPTYRHGTVRYLAPEILNGTIDLTVFESFVNVDIYCLGLVLWEVCLRTGEEQVDEYQVPFCNMVPHDPSFEEMKKVVGVDGQRPPIPSRWGNCDVLKSMESLIKECWYQDSNARLTAARIKRRLRKLSQDLKIDPQINAQIV, from the exons ATGAAGTCGAGCTGTTTAGTGTTTCTGTGTATGTGTGCCCTTCTCGTGAAGTTATCAG ATTGTGTCACCTGTGGAAGGACAGCAGCCGGATCTAATATTGACACATGTGAAATTGATGCAACAATAGCGGGCCATTACTGTAGTATATATTGTAATATTCGTTTACACAATAGTAGcacacatgtagctagttgTAGGCAAGAATGTCATATGTCAATAGCGATTCCATGTTACAACATTACAGAAGGAAACCACTATCAGTTATGCTGCACTACATCACTTTGTAATAATATAACCATCTCTTCAGTACTAACTAACGTCTTATCAACTACTACCCCAACCCAAGCTACTACCCCAATCCCAGCTACTACTCCAACCCCAACTTCAA GTACTACCTCAAGTGATAATAATAGTTCAAGTCAACATATAATCATTGCAGTGTGTGTGGTAGTGGTGATACTAGTTGCTGGCGTTGTTGGTGGACTGATCATGTTAAAATGGTTAGAGAGAAGGAGACATAGGTCAACTCAGCTAATACAAAATGGAGGTCCTACTCACCATAATGACAGAATCTCTGTCAGTCCTAATTTTGATGGCACCATGACGTCCGGTAGTGGATCAGGTGTACCACGAATGGTACAAGTTACCATAGCAAGACAGATTGTTCTTCGTGAGCTCATTGGTACTGGCAGATACGGACAGGTGTATGTTGGAGACTATCGAGATGATTTGGTTGCTGTGAAGATATTTTCAACCGTTGATGAAGAATCTTTTAACCGCGAGAAAGAGATATACAATATTGTGTCAATCCGTCATGATAATGTATTGGGTTATATTGCTTCTGACATGATATCCAATAATGGAGTCACAGAACTCTGGTTAATCACACAGTATCACCCACTTGGGTCCCTCTATGACTTTCTGAGTGTTGAAGATCCTTCAAATATTTTGTCCACTGCCAGAATGATCTCCCTTGCATTATCAATATGCAACGGGTTACTACATTTACACACTGAGTTCCTTGGAGTGCAGGGCAAGCCGGCAATCGCACATCGTGACTTGAAGAGTAAAAACATCTTAGTGAAAACAAACTATACTTGCTGTTTGGCTGATTTTGGGTTAGCTGCCCAGATGGACTCGAAAACAAGAGCAATTGATATGCCACCAACTTACAGACACGGCACAGTACGGTATCTagcacctgagatattgaatgGTACTATTGACTTGACTGTGTTTGAATCATTCGTCAATGTTGACATCTACTGTCTTGGTTTGGTCCTGTGGGAAGTATGCCTGCGTACTG GTGAAGAACAGGTGGACGAGTATCAAGTACCGTTTTGTAACATGGTCCCACATGATCCAAGCTTTGAGGAAATGAAGAAGGTTGTTGGTGTAGATGGGCAAAGACCACCAATTCCGTCACGTTGGGGAAACTGTGAC GTGTTGAAGTCTATGGAGTCACTGATAAAAGAGTGTTGGTATCAGGACTCTAATGCACGTCTCACAGCTGCGAGAATTAAGAGAAGACTAAGGAAGCTTTCCCAGGACTTGAAGATAGACCCTCAAATCAATGCTCAAAttgtatga
- the LOC136241507 gene encoding ankyrin repeat domain-containing protein 50-like — protein sequence MARSKDGWTCAMCACSSGHGQLAQMLFAAGCDVNALSQHDLSALHIVAWKGHVHVIEILIAEGSALDQKSKNGKTALDLARDEGHQECCVVLEAAMGMNTTDLSVRLKADEGQLKVVQEKLQFSQESFSELLKKEKKQWENEVVVMKKQHVKEINNLKEEITVLTDKLTSKMALVIPFPQVELSGPESPRPIRKHKKSSHHPRRRPTELPSTLTTHLMTPVDSHLNKSADNLAQWGSMDNVDSDDGAAAKMSTKLSITELVEESLRKPEGMASIRKELKEAN from the exons ATGGCCAGGAGCAAA GATGGCTGGACATGTGCTATGTGTGCGTGCAGTTCAGGTCATGGACAGTTGGCTCAAATGTTGTTTGCGGCAGGTTGTGACGTCAATGCACTTAGCCAA CATGACTTGTCGGCATTACACATAGTTGCTTGGAAGGgacatgtacatgtaatagaGATACTGATAGCTGAAGGATCAGCTTTAGACCAAAAGAGCAAA AATGGCAAGACTGCACTTGATCTAGCCAGGGATGAAGGACATCAAGAGTGTTGTGTAGTACTGGAGGCTGCAATGGGAATG AACACTACAGATCTGTCAGTGAGATTGAAAGCTGATGAGGGTCAGCTGAAAGTTGTTCAGGAGAAGTTACAGTTCAGCCAGGAGAGTTTCAGTGAGCTGCTCAAGAAGGAGAAGAAACAATGGGAAAATGAAGTTGTCGTAATGAAGAAACAGCATGTAAAAGAAATTAACAATCTCAAAGAAGAGATAACTGTTTTGACTGACAAACTAACATCAAAAATGGCACTGGTAATACCGTTTCCTCAAGTTGAGTTATCTGGTCCTGAAAGTCCACGTCCTATAAGAAAACATAAGAAATCTTCTCACCACCCAAGAAGAAGACCCACAGAACTACCCAGTACACTTACAACACATTTAATGACACCAGTCGATTCTCATCTGAACAAATCAGCTGATAACTTAGCTCAATGGGGAAGCATGGATAATGTTGACAGTGATGATGGAGCAGCAGCAAAAATGAGCACCAAATTGAGTATCACTGAACTGGTTGAGGAGAGTCTTAGGAAACCAGAAGGTATGGCTTCTATTAGGAAGGAGTTGAAGGAAGCCAATTGA
- the LOC136241504 gene encoding activin receptor type-1-like isoform X1, whose product MKSSCLVFLCMCALLVKLSDCVTCGRTAAGSNIDTCEIDATIAGHYCSIYCNIRLHNSSTHVASCRQECHMSIAIPCYNITEGNHYQLCCTTSLCNNITISSVLTNVLSTTTPTQATTPIPATTPTPTSTVGTTSSDNNSSSQHIIIAVCVVVVILVAGVVGGLIMLKWLERRRHRSTQLIQNGGPTHHNDRISVSPNFDGTMTSGSGSGVPRMVQVTIARQIVLRELIGTGRYGQVYVGDYRDDLVAVKIFSTVDEESFNREKEIYNIVSIRHDNVLGYIASDMISNNGVTELWLITQYHPLGSLYDFLSVEDPSNILSTARMISLALSICNGLLHLHTEFLGVQGKPAIAHRDLKSKNILVKTNYTCCLADFGLAAQMDSKTRAIDMPPTYRHGTVRYLAPEILNGTIDLTVFESFVNVDIYCLGLVLWEVCLRTGEEQVDEYQVPFCNMVPHDPSFEEMKKVVGVDGQRPPIPSRWGNCDVLKSMESLIKECWYQDSNARLTAARIKRRLRKLSQDLKIDPQINAQIV is encoded by the exons ATGAAGTCGAGCTGTTTAGTGTTTCTGTGTATGTGTGCCCTTCTCGTGAAGTTATCAG ATTGTGTCACCTGTGGAAGGACAGCAGCCGGATCTAATATTGACACATGTGAAATTGATGCAACAATAGCGGGCCATTACTGTAGTATATATTGTAATATTCGTTTACACAATAGTAGcacacatgtagctagttgTAGGCAAGAATGTCATATGTCAATAGCGATTCCATGTTACAACATTACAGAAGGAAACCACTATCAGTTATGCTGCACTACATCACTTTGTAATAATATAACCATCTCTTCAGTACTAACTAACGTCTTATCAACTACTACCCCAACCCAAGCTACTACCCCAATCCCAGCTACTACTCCAACCCCAACTTCAA CTGTAGGTACTACCTCAAGTGATAATAATAGTTCAAGTCAACATATAATCATTGCAGTGTGTGTGGTAGTGGTGATACTAGTTGCTGGCGTTGTTGGTGGACTGATCATGTTAAAATGGTTAGAGAGAAGGAGACATAGGTCAACTCAGCTAATACAAAATGGAGGTCCTACTCACCATAATGACAGAATCTCTGTCAGTCCTAATTTTGATGGCACCATGACGTCCGGTAGTGGATCAGGTGTACCACGAATGGTACAAGTTACCATAGCAAGACAGATTGTTCTTCGTGAGCTCATTGGTACTGGCAGATACGGACAGGTGTATGTTGGAGACTATCGAGATGATTTGGTTGCTGTGAAGATATTTTCAACCGTTGATGAAGAATCTTTTAACCGCGAGAAAGAGATATACAATATTGTGTCAATCCGTCATGATAATGTATTGGGTTATATTGCTTCTGACATGATATCCAATAATGGAGTCACAGAACTCTGGTTAATCACACAGTATCACCCACTTGGGTCCCTCTATGACTTTCTGAGTGTTGAAGATCCTTCAAATATTTTGTCCACTGCCAGAATGATCTCCCTTGCATTATCAATATGCAACGGGTTACTACATTTACACACTGAGTTCCTTGGAGTGCAGGGCAAGCCGGCAATCGCACATCGTGACTTGAAGAGTAAAAACATCTTAGTGAAAACAAACTATACTTGCTGTTTGGCTGATTTTGGGTTAGCTGCCCAGATGGACTCGAAAACAAGAGCAATTGATATGCCACCAACTTACAGACACGGCACAGTACGGTATCTagcacctgagatattgaatgGTACTATTGACTTGACTGTGTTTGAATCATTCGTCAATGTTGACATCTACTGTCTTGGTTTGGTCCTGTGGGAAGTATGCCTGCGTACTG GTGAAGAACAGGTGGACGAGTATCAAGTACCGTTTTGTAACATGGTCCCACATGATCCAAGCTTTGAGGAAATGAAGAAGGTTGTTGGTGTAGATGGGCAAAGACCACCAATTCCGTCACGTTGGGGAAACTGTGAC GTGTTGAAGTCTATGGAGTCACTGATAAAAGAGTGTTGGTATCAGGACTCTAATGCACGTCTCACAGCTGCGAGAATTAAGAGAAGACTAAGGAAGCTTTCCCAGGACTTGAAGATAGACCCTCAAATCAATGCTCAAAttgtatga